Proteins encoded in a region of the Sander lucioperca isolate FBNREF2018 chromosome 18, SLUC_FBN_1.2, whole genome shotgun sequence genome:
- the timm9 gene encoding mitochondrial import inner membrane translocase subunit Tim9, translated as MAAQVAESDQIKQFKEFLGTYNKVTENCFMDCVKDFTTREVKTDESSCSESCLQKYLKMTQRISMRFQEYHIQQNEALAAKAGLLGQPR; from the exons ATGGCTGCCCAGGTGGCCGAGTCCGACCAGATCAAACAG TTTAAGGAGTTTTTGGGGACGTATAACAAGGTGACGGAGAACTGCTTCATGGACTGTGTCAAAGATTTCACCACCAGGGAGGTGAAGACGGACGAG TCGAGCTGCTCCGAGTCGTGTCTGCAGAAGTATCTAAAGATGACTCAGCGGATCTCGATGCGCTTCCAGGAGTACCACATCCAGCAGAACGAGGCGCTGGCCGCTAAAGCCGGGCTGCTGGGACAGCCGCGCTGA